From a region of the Gemmatimonadaceae bacterium genome:
- a CDS encoding DEAD/DEAH box helicase family protein, whose product MKVTLKDYQDDAVREILASVRKARKRWREESERHAFSLTAPTGAGKTVMAAAVFEALFHGDDDYDFDADPGAVVIWFSDDPSLNEQTRFRLMASADRLRSTDMVVVDNSFHRQRFEPGKIYFLNTQKLGKNSRLVRGFDQSEEDQHGFPQMRADMRAHTIWDTIRNTIEDPSLTLYLVLDEAHRGMGKPSRAAEIEKSTLVKRLINGEKGVPGVPVVLGISATVERFNRAMEGAMGRTTLPGVQVDAARVQDSGLLKDTIVVDIPDEEGQFDTVLVRLATDKLRESATEWAKYGKEQESGESVVPLMVLQVPNTPNPNEVGQWLDTIFQRWSDLPEDCIAHVFGEHTTQTFGRHTVPYISPERVQDATWVRVLLAKDAISTGWDCPRAEVMVSFRPAKDPTHITQLLGRMVRTPLARRIPGNDRLNSVDCLLPFFDEKAVKDVVDALMQGGGDVPPLGRILINPVEMKPNPAVTAVIWDVFTSLPSQTRPQHGARPPKRLTALAHELAMDALLPKAGQKAHAAMHKALDAFIAKNPYEFKSKRESVKTVEGRTIVLHVKAQVTEFRSFQTEADAVVINDAYRRTARIISPDIARTYTEHRARQKPEKEYDFDDALIEAREDIGALGLMQNLDVYIDAEATKLAEEWLRKYREQIKELPDDRQEAYREIRALSREPQDVDLARPVSRWELTAAREKDGSETKLQAYENHVLCDGQGAYPAELNEWERAVLRAEMKRDGFRFWYRNPGRPTQDSLGVAYMDGDDTKTLRPDFLFFAEDSKGRIVVDIVDPHSVAWADALAKLQGLARYAATHPDAFRRVEAVAEVKGKLRVLDLTRVDVRKAIEEALEARALYEGALAKNYPDETPSGTL is encoded by the coding sequence ATGAAGGTCACCCTCAAGGACTATCAGGACGATGCGGTCCGCGAGATCCTCGCCAGCGTTCGTAAGGCGCGGAAGCGCTGGCGCGAGGAAAGCGAACGACATGCCTTCTCGCTCACCGCGCCCACCGGCGCGGGCAAGACGGTCATGGCGGCGGCGGTATTCGAGGCGCTGTTCCACGGCGACGATGACTATGACTTCGACGCCGACCCCGGTGCTGTCGTGATCTGGTTCAGCGACGACCCATCCCTGAACGAACAGACGCGCTTTCGCCTGATGGCGTCCGCCGACCGGCTCCGCAGCACGGATATGGTGGTGGTTGACAACAGCTTTCATCGCCAACGATTCGAGCCCGGGAAGATCTACTTCCTCAACACGCAGAAGCTCGGCAAGAACAGTCGGCTCGTTCGCGGCTTCGATCAGAGTGAGGAGGACCAGCATGGCTTCCCCCAGATGCGCGCCGATATGCGCGCGCACACGATCTGGGACACCATCCGCAACACCATCGAGGACCCGTCGCTCACGCTCTACCTCGTGCTGGACGAGGCGCACCGCGGTATGGGCAAGCCCAGTCGGGCCGCGGAAATCGAGAAATCCACCCTCGTGAAGCGGCTCATCAACGGCGAGAAGGGCGTGCCGGGGGTCCCCGTCGTGCTCGGCATTTCCGCTACGGTCGAGCGGTTCAACCGCGCGATGGAAGGCGCAATGGGGCGCACGACGCTTCCGGGAGTGCAGGTGGACGCCGCCCGGGTCCAGGACTCGGGGCTGCTGAAGGACACCATCGTTGTGGACATCCCCGACGAGGAAGGCCAGTTCGATACCGTTCTGGTGCGGCTCGCCACGGACAAGCTCCGGGAATCCGCCACCGAGTGGGCGAAGTACGGCAAAGAGCAGGAAAGCGGCGAGAGTGTCGTGCCGCTAATGGTCCTCCAGGTGCCGAATACGCCGAACCCCAATGAGGTCGGGCAGTGGCTCGACACGATCTTTCAGCGGTGGTCCGACCTTCCCGAGGATTGCATTGCGCACGTGTTCGGTGAGCACACCACGCAGACTTTCGGCAGGCACACCGTCCCCTACATCTCCCCCGAGCGCGTGCAGGACGCCACCTGGGTGCGCGTGCTCCTCGCCAAGGACGCCATCAGCACGGGCTGGGACTGCCCGCGCGCCGAGGTGATGGTCTCGTTCCGGCCCGCAAAGGACCCCACACACATCACCCAGTTACTTGGGCGCATGGTACGCACGCCGCTCGCCCGCCGCATTCCCGGCAACGACCGTCTCAACTCCGTGGACTGCCTGCTTCCGTTCTTCGACGAGAAGGCAGTCAAGGACGTCGTGGATGCGTTGATGCAGGGAGGCGGAGACGTACCACCGCTTGGCCGCATCCTTATCAATCCGGTCGAAATGAAGCCCAACCCGGCGGTGACCGCCGTGATCTGGGACGTGTTCACTTCCCTACCGTCACAGACGCGCCCTCAGCACGGCGCGAGGCCGCCGAAGCGCCTGACCGCGCTCGCGCACGAGCTGGCGATGGATGCCTTGTTGCCGAAGGCGGGGCAGAAAGCGCACGCGGCGATGCACAAGGCGCTCGATGCATTCATCGCAAAGAATCCCTACGAGTTCAAGTCCAAACGAGAATCGGTGAAGACTGTCGAGGGCCGAACGATTGTTCTCCACGTCAAGGCGCAGGTAACGGAGTTCCGGTCATTCCAGACGGAGGCGGATGCAGTCGTCATCAACGATGCGTACCGCCGCACCGCGCGCATCATCAGCCCGGATATCGCCCGCACCTACACGGAGCACCGCGCGCGGCAGAAACCCGAGAAAGAGTACGACTTCGATGATGCGTTGATCGAGGCGCGCGAGGACATCGGCGCGCTGGGACTGATGCAGAACCTGGACGTGTACATCGACGCCGAGGCCACGAAGCTCGCGGAGGAATGGCTGAGGAAGTACCGGGAGCAAATCAAGGAGCTGCCCGACGACCGGCAGGAGGCTTACCGCGAGATCAGAGCGCTCAGCCGCGAGCCGCAGGACGTTGATCTCGCGCGACCCGTGTCGCGATGGGAGTTGACCGCCGCGCGCGAGAAGGATGGTAGCGAAACGAAGCTGCAGGCATACGAGAACCATGTGCTCTGCGACGGCCAGGGAGCCTATCCGGCCGAGCTGAACGAGTGGGAGCGGGCCGTGCTCCGTGCTGAGATGAAGCGCGACGGCTTCCGGTTCTGGTACCGGAATCCCGGTCGGCCCACGCAGGATTCACTGGGCGTGGCCTACATGGATGGTGACGACACGAAGACTCTTCGGCCCGACTTCCTGTTCTTCGCCGAGGACTCGAAGGGCAGGATCGTGGTGGACATCGTGGATCCGCATAGCGTCGCTTGGGCTGATGCATTGGCCAAGCTGCAGGGATTAGCCCGTTACGCCGCGACGCACCCCGATGCATTCAGGCGAGTTGAGGCGGTCGCCGAGGTCAAGGGGAAACTGCGGGTGCTCGACCTGACGCGTGTGGATGTTCGGAAGGCGATCGAGGAAGCGCTCGAAGCGCGCGCTCTCTACGAAGGGGCCTTGGCCAAGAACTACCCGGACGAGACCCCTTCCGGAACGCTGTAG
- a CDS encoding DNA methyltransferase has product MSRLTDLIAQAKAKDPQVGADLEREFKALSSRLPFGLNFERHRPEAVELPLRPIRKGDKVRVLPERGSTKKGDQRLWHVVKIATASKRKIADLVLLDAATPETQSVPVEDLVVVAEFKDTIYPGLVSTGKVERGGDKPYHTVINAENYHALKALTWSHRGTVDAIYIDPPYNSGARDWKYNNDYVEEDDLYRHSKWLAFMERRLLLARELLSPSNSVLIVTIDEKEYLRLGLLLEQVFLGSVIEMVTTVVNPRGRHRPGRFARSDEYLFIVMLGTATVGKEVDPDFGGGTRVPWRTLRRSDAASARGKPKGGTAQFYPIYVSREGHIVHVGDALPHHVPRSDAPTRKGCTAVFPIRENGVEMNWGLTAPALRVIHAKGFVRVGRHTPTKPQEWEISYMTSGKIEDIESGRAAVVGRAPDNSVIAEYVADKLKTPTSTWVRPSHNAETGGTLVLADLLPKRSFPFPKSLYAVEDTLRFFVGERQNAVALDFFAGSGTTAHAILRLNQQDGGRRQCISVTNNEVAAVEHDGLRNKGLRPGDPDWERMGICDHITKPRIAAAISGTTPEGELLDGAYKFMDEFPMSDGFEENAEFFTLTYETPVAVSHHVAFARIAPLLWMRAGSRGRRIEKIPTAGWKVVDTYGLLTELDEATPFLKAVRKSKDLRIAYIVTDDERRFQALARRLPEGVESVRLYESYLTNFAFANGSEG; this is encoded by the coding sequence GTGTCTCGACTGACTGACCTGATTGCCCAGGCAAAAGCCAAGGACCCGCAGGTGGGCGCGGACCTCGAACGGGAGTTCAAGGCGCTGTCGTCGCGCCTGCCGTTCGGGTTGAATTTCGAGCGCCATCGGCCGGAGGCGGTCGAGCTGCCGCTGCGTCCTATCCGGAAGGGCGACAAGGTCAGAGTGTTGCCCGAGCGCGGGTCAACGAAGAAGGGTGACCAGCGTCTGTGGCACGTAGTGAAGATCGCCACCGCCAGCAAACGAAAAATCGCCGACCTGGTGCTACTCGACGCGGCGACGCCGGAAACGCAGTCAGTGCCCGTCGAAGACCTCGTCGTCGTCGCCGAGTTCAAGGACACCATCTATCCCGGTCTGGTGAGCACGGGAAAGGTGGAGCGCGGCGGCGACAAGCCGTATCACACAGTGATCAATGCGGAGAACTATCACGCGCTCAAGGCACTGACGTGGTCGCACCGCGGCACGGTGGACGCGATCTACATCGATCCGCCTTACAACAGTGGAGCTAGGGATTGGAAATACAACAATGATTACGTCGAGGAAGACGATCTGTATCGCCACAGTAAGTGGTTGGCCTTCATGGAACGGCGACTGCTTCTCGCTCGCGAATTACTGAGTCCGTCAAACTCAGTACTCATCGTTACAATCGACGAAAAGGAGTACTTGAGACTTGGCCTATTGCTCGAACAGGTGTTCCTGGGAAGCGTGATCGAGATGGTAACGACCGTTGTAAACCCACGCGGGCGACATCGACCGGGACGATTCGCTCGGTCGGATGAGTACCTGTTCATAGTTATGCTCGGGACTGCGACCGTGGGCAAGGAGGTCGACCCCGATTTTGGCGGCGGCACTCGCGTTCCTTGGAGAACATTGCGACGCAGCGATGCCGCGTCAGCGCGGGGCAAGCCCAAGGGGGGGACTGCGCAGTTCTATCCGATTTATGTCAGCCGAGAGGGCCACATCGTACACGTCGGCGATGCGTTGCCTCACCATGTTCCCCGATCAGACGCTCCGACTCGAAAAGGCTGCACCGCGGTTTTCCCTATTCGCGAGAATGGAGTCGAGATGAACTGGGGGCTGACTGCGCCCGCATTGCGCGTCATCCATGCGAAAGGCTTCGTGCGCGTTGGTCGTCACACGCCCACCAAGCCACAAGAGTGGGAGATCTCGTACATGACCTCCGGGAAGATTGAGGACATTGAGTCGGGTCGAGCGGCAGTCGTCGGCCGAGCACCCGACAATAGCGTGATCGCAGAATATGTGGCGGACAAGCTCAAGACCCCAACCTCCACCTGGGTCAGACCGTCACACAACGCGGAGACGGGCGGCACTCTGGTGCTTGCTGACCTCCTCCCGAAGCGATCATTCCCATTCCCCAAGTCTCTTTATGCAGTCGAAGACACGCTTCGCTTCTTTGTCGGCGAAAGGCAAAACGCAGTAGCACTCGACTTCTTTGCCGGGTCCGGCACCACCGCTCATGCGATCCTGCGATTGAACCAGCAGGATGGTGGTCGGCGTCAGTGCATCTCCGTAACGAACAACGAAGTTGCCGCCGTTGAGCACGACGGCTTGCGAAACAAGGGGCTTCGCCCGGGCGATCCAGATTGGGAGCGGATGGGCATCTGCGACCATATCACGAAGCCGCGGATCGCCGCTGCCATTAGTGGAACGACCCCAGAAGGCGAACTCCTCGATGGCGCCTACAAATTCATGGATGAATTCCCGATGTCCGATGGCTTCGAGGAGAACGCTGAGTTCTTCACACTCACCTACGAGACGCCGGTTGCGGTCAGCCACCACGTGGCCTTCGCCCGCATCGCACCACTGCTCTGGATGCGCGCGGGCAGCCGAGGGCGGCGCATCGAGAAGATTCCTACCGCCGGCTGGAAAGTGGTGGACACGTACGGGCTGCTTACGGAGCTCGACGAGGCGACGCCGTTTCTTAAGGCGGTCCGCAAGAGCAAGGATCTGCGCATCGCCTACATCGTCACTGACGACGAGCGCCGCTTCCAGGCGCTCGCGCGACGACTGCCAGAGGGTGTGGAATCGGTTCGCCTGTACGAGTCCTACCTGACGAATTTCGCCTTCGCTAACGGGAGCGAAGGATGA
- a CDS encoding addiction module protein produces the protein MISRAIAVDELTAEERLELIGRLWDSLDPAAAAPVTDALAAELDRREADADATPDEGDEWPEVKAALSKKLW, from the coding sequence ATGATTTCGCGCGCCATCGCCGTCGATGAACTGACTGCCGAAGAGCGACTCGAGCTCATCGGGCGGCTCTGGGATAGCCTGGACCCTGCTGCCGCCGCGCCCGTGACCGACGCGCTTGCCGCCGAGCTTGATCGCCGCGAGGCCGATGCCGACGCGACCCCCGACGAAGGGGATGAGTGGCCTGAGGTGAAGGCCGCACTGAGCAAGAAGCTCTGGTAA
- a CDS encoding type II toxin-antitoxin system RelE/ParE family toxin: MRTLRVRRVARREIEAAFEWYLARSPTAARRFLDEVDHAITTLHANPERHAVVRGRLRRVLLRQFPYAVYYKVYPATISVVGVIHGHRHPETWLKRAAP; this comes from the coding sequence GTGCGGACGTTGCGCGTCCGTCGCGTCGCGCGGCGCGAAATCGAGGCGGCGTTCGAATGGTACCTTGCACGGTCTCCGACGGCCGCGCGGCGATTCCTGGACGAAGTTGACCACGCGATCACGACGCTCCACGCCAACCCTGAACGCCACGCCGTTGTTCGCGGCCGACTCCGCCGCGTGTTGCTGCGGCAATTTCCGTACGCCGTGTATTACAAGGTCTACCCCGCGACGATCAGCGTTGTCGGCGTGATTCACGGGCATCGCCACCCAGAGACCTGGCTGAAGCGTGCTGCGCCATAA